A genomic window from Arthrobacter sp. FW305-BF8 includes:
- a CDS encoding bifunctional [glutamine synthetase] adenylyltransferase/[glutamine synthetase]-adenylyl-L-tyrosine phosphorylase — protein sequence MSLARRLITAGFSDLEKGERFLAAPELEGIDQDILFAGLQLAANPDAALQSLVRLIEKHPDLRKLAAADTEVSEPLYRVLGASEALGEFLIRHPEHLDAFSVTASPEPLQADPAELRAQLLRSVRADPTAARPVAGISGPEAYVALRTAYRRGVVDLAVKDLCAADPLDFMPAVGAELADLAGAAIEAALAVSRAEAAGKFDAGEVADVALSVIGMGKCGARELNYISDVDVIYVVESGGLDDARASTIGTALASGISRAISSPAREPGLWEVDANLRPEGKSGPLVRTLASHQSYYARWAESWEFQALLKARTIAGDAELGARYEEAVSPLVWTSANRDGFVESVQAMRRRVTEHIPPAEEQRQIKLGRGGLRDVEFTVQLLQLVHGKSDESLRRRDTTSAIAALSTGGYIGRADAAAFDHAYRYLRLLEHRIQLFQLRRTHLMPVKEEPLRTLAKAVLGPFSTDRPHPDALLAAWQRTKRSVRELHDRIFYRPLLNTAAKLSSEEARLTPEAAQGRLAALGYRDPQGALRHIEALTAGVSRRAALQRQLLPILLGWLAEGVDPDAGLLAFRRISESLGTTHWYLGMLRDSAAAAERLCHMLSNSRLIADLLEVSPESVSWLGTDKELAPLSFEAQWQEITSKMSRHSDPESAMRLIRLIRRREILRIAIADSAGLLGQDQVGEALAETDRAAILGALRVAENIVSATGPLKTAVLVVAMGRQGGLEIGYGSDADVLYVHRALPGASDDEAQQQAAKIVGHLSSLLTQPLKPAIMAERVLAVDADLRPEGKNGAMVRSLESYGEYYRRWSLIWEAQALLRARPIAGDDGLAADFVKLIDPLRYPAAVSDADVREIRRIKARVESERLPRGADPARHLKLGRGGLSDVEWLVQLLQLRHAGSHPELRTTSTLKALQAAASLGLLDKEDAGLLADAWQLASRIRSANVIWTGRASDLLPSSRRDLEAVARWCGYEEGMATAFEEDYLRVSRRARAVFEKVFYGH from the coding sequence ATGAGCTTGGCCCGCCGGCTCATTACCGCCGGCTTCAGCGACCTCGAGAAGGGCGAACGGTTCCTTGCCGCCCCCGAGCTGGAGGGCATTGACCAGGACATCCTGTTTGCCGGCCTGCAGCTGGCGGCGAACCCGGACGCCGCGCTGCAGTCCCTGGTCCGGCTGATCGAGAAGCACCCGGACCTGCGGAAGCTGGCAGCGGCGGACACGGAGGTGAGCGAACCGCTCTACCGGGTCCTGGGCGCCAGCGAGGCGCTTGGCGAATTTCTTATCCGGCACCCGGAGCACCTCGATGCGTTCAGCGTGACCGCAAGCCCGGAACCGCTCCAGGCCGATCCGGCGGAGCTGCGTGCCCAGCTGCTCAGGTCGGTACGCGCCGACCCCACCGCGGCCCGGCCGGTGGCGGGCATCTCGGGCCCGGAGGCTTACGTGGCACTGCGCACCGCCTACCGCAGGGGCGTGGTGGACCTCGCCGTCAAGGACCTGTGCGCCGCAGACCCGCTGGACTTCATGCCCGCCGTCGGAGCCGAACTCGCGGATCTGGCAGGAGCGGCCATCGAGGCCGCCCTTGCGGTCTCCCGCGCCGAAGCAGCGGGAAAGTTCGACGCCGGGGAGGTCGCCGACGTCGCGCTGTCAGTAATCGGGATGGGCAAGTGCGGAGCCCGAGAACTGAACTACATCTCCGACGTCGATGTCATCTACGTGGTGGAGTCCGGCGGGCTGGACGACGCCCGGGCCAGCACCATCGGCACGGCGCTGGCGTCCGGCATCTCGCGTGCCATATCCTCCCCGGCCCGCGAACCCGGGCTGTGGGAAGTTGACGCCAACCTCCGCCCGGAAGGAAAGTCCGGGCCGCTGGTCCGGACACTGGCTTCGCACCAGAGCTACTACGCCCGCTGGGCGGAGAGCTGGGAATTCCAGGCGCTCCTGAAGGCGCGGACCATCGCTGGCGACGCCGAGCTCGGCGCCCGCTACGAGGAGGCCGTATCGCCGCTCGTGTGGACCTCGGCGAACCGCGACGGATTCGTTGAATCCGTGCAGGCCATGCGCCGCCGGGTCACCGAACACATCCCGCCAGCCGAGGAACAGCGGCAGATCAAGCTGGGCCGCGGCGGGCTGCGCGACGTCGAATTCACCGTCCAGCTCCTCCAGCTCGTCCACGGCAAGTCGGATGAGTCCCTCCGGCGCCGCGACACGACGTCGGCCATCGCCGCATTGTCGACCGGGGGCTACATCGGCCGGGCGGACGCAGCGGCCTTCGACCACGCCTACCGGTACCTGCGCCTGCTCGAACACCGCATCCAGCTGTTCCAGCTGCGCCGCACGCACCTCATGCCGGTCAAGGAGGAGCCCCTCCGCACGCTGGCCAAGGCGGTGCTCGGGCCCTTCTCCACGGACCGGCCGCACCCTGACGCCCTGCTGGCAGCGTGGCAACGGACAAAACGCTCGGTCCGGGAACTCCACGACCGGATCTTCTACCGTCCGCTCCTGAACACGGCTGCCAAGCTGAGCAGCGAGGAAGCGCGCCTGACGCCGGAGGCGGCACAGGGCAGGCTCGCGGCGCTCGGTTACCGGGACCCCCAGGGCGCACTCCGCCACATTGAGGCACTGACGGCCGGGGTCAGCCGGCGCGCGGCCCTGCAGCGGCAGCTGCTGCCCATCCTCCTGGGCTGGCTGGCAGAAGGCGTGGACCCTGACGCCGGGCTGCTTGCCTTCCGCAGGATCAGCGAGTCGCTCGGCACCACGCACTGGTACCTCGGTATGCTCCGCGATTCTGCCGCGGCGGCCGAGCGGCTGTGCCACATGCTGTCCAACTCCCGCCTCATCGCCGACCTCCTGGAAGTGTCGCCGGAATCGGTGTCCTGGCTGGGGACGGACAAGGAACTGGCGCCACTCAGCTTTGAGGCGCAGTGGCAGGAAATCACCTCCAAAATGTCCCGGCACTCGGACCCGGAAAGCGCCATGCGCCTCATCCGGCTCATCCGCCGGCGTGAAATCCTGCGGATCGCTATCGCGGACAGCGCCGGCCTGCTCGGCCAGGACCAGGTGGGGGAGGCGCTGGCAGAGACGGACCGGGCCGCCATCCTCGGTGCCCTGCGGGTCGCGGAAAACATTGTCTCCGCCACTGGTCCGCTGAAGACAGCTGTGCTGGTGGTGGCCATGGGCCGGCAGGGCGGGCTGGAAATCGGCTACGGGTCCGACGCCGACGTCCTGTACGTCCACCGGGCGCTGCCCGGAGCCTCGGACGATGAAGCACAGCAGCAGGCCGCGAAGATCGTGGGCCATCTTTCCAGCCTTCTGACGCAGCCGCTCAAACCGGCGATCATGGCCGAGCGGGTCCTCGCCGTCGACGCCGATCTTCGTCCCGAGGGCAAGAACGGGGCCATGGTGCGGTCCCTGGAGTCCTACGGCGAGTACTACCGCCGCTGGTCGCTCATCTGGGAGGCGCAGGCACTGCTCCGTGCCCGGCCGATCGCCGGTGACGACGGGCTCGCGGCGGACTTCGTGAAGCTGATTGATCCCCTCCGCTACCCGGCCGCGGTCTCCGACGCGGACGTCCGGGAGATACGCCGCATCAAAGCGCGGGTGGAATCCGAACGGTTGCCCCGCGGCGCTGACCCTGCCAGGCACCTCAAGCTGGGACGCGGCGGGCTGAGCGACGTGGAATGGCTTGTCCAGCTGCTGCAGCTCCGGCACGCCGGAAGCCACCCCGAACTGCGCACCACGTCCACCCTGAAGGCCCTGCAGGCGGCGGCCTCGCTGGGGCTGCTGGACAAGGAAGACGCCGGCCTGCTGGCCGACGCCTGGCAGCTCGCCAGCCGGATCCGTTCCGCGAACGTGATCTGGACGGGCCGCGCGTCGGATCTGCTGCCCTCCTCCCGGCGCGACCTGGAGGCCGTGGCCAGATGGTGCGGCTACGAGGAAGGGATGGCCACAGCGTTCGAGGAGGACTACCTGCGGGTGAGCAGACGGGCCCGTGCGGTGTTTGAGAAAGTCTTCTACGGCCACTGA
- a CDS encoding VOC family protein has product MATQIFMNLPVRDLERSVQFFTALGFKFNQDYTDENATCMVINDDAFVMLLVEKFFKTFTAKEIVDATSATEAIMAFSVDSREEVDQMVGKALAAGGSESQPVQDYGFMYSHSFQDPDGHLWEAIWMDPAGPPADGAAPAS; this is encoded by the coding sequence ATGGCTACCCAAATCTTCATGAACCTGCCTGTCCGGGACCTCGAGCGGTCCGTGCAGTTCTTCACTGCGCTGGGTTTCAAGTTCAACCAGGACTACACGGATGAGAACGCCACCTGCATGGTGATCAACGACGACGCCTTCGTCATGCTCCTCGTGGAGAAGTTCTTCAAGACGTTCACCGCCAAAGAGATCGTGGACGCAACCTCGGCCACCGAGGCCATCATGGCCTTCTCGGTGGATAGCCGGGAAGAAGTGGACCAGATGGTGGGCAAGGCCCTGGCCGCCGGCGGATCCGAGTCCCAGCCGGTGCAGGATTACGGCTTCATGTACAGTCACAGCTTCCAGGATCCGGACGGGCACCTGTGGGAGGCCATCTGGATGGATCCGGCGGGTCCGCCCGCCGACGGGGCGGCACCTGCTTCCTGA
- a CDS encoding GNAT family N-acetyltransferase, translating to MRPDVWLIPLRDLDADARAIQLGAVAELELAPGQQEFVGDPLRMMLAGLEDGSRRPYVIEAGGRAAGVLTLQSGAAGLAGWPDDDSAWLLRGFLIDRRRQGQGLGQAAAAAAVATAAKLTARLGGGQAGVVLSVNEHNPAGQGAYLKAGFADKGVYLGREAAPQRTMYAAF from the coding sequence ATGAGGCCGGACGTATGGCTCATTCCGTTGCGGGATCTGGATGCCGATGCCCGGGCCATCCAACTGGGTGCGGTGGCGGAACTGGAACTCGCCCCGGGCCAGCAGGAGTTTGTCGGCGACCCCCTGCGCATGATGTTGGCCGGGCTCGAGGACGGGTCCCGCAGGCCCTATGTCATCGAAGCTGGCGGCCGGGCTGCCGGGGTGCTGACGCTGCAGTCGGGGGCGGCCGGGCTGGCGGGCTGGCCCGACGACGACTCCGCCTGGCTGCTTCGAGGGTTCCTGATCGACAGGCGGCGGCAGGGCCAGGGCCTGGGCCAGGCGGCAGCCGCAGCGGCTGTGGCGACCGCCGCCAAACTTACGGCCAGGCTGGGAGGCGGCCAGGCCGGCGTCGTGCTTTCAGTCAACGAACACAACCCAGCCGGGCAGGGAGCTTACCTGAAGGCGGGTTTTGCGGACAAAGGCGTCTATCTGGGCCGCGAGGCCGCCCCGCAGCGGACCATGTACGCAGCCTTCTGA
- the glnA gene encoding type I glutamate--ammonia ligase: MFKTADEVLKFIKDEDIRFIDIRFTDLPGVQQHFNVPAKSVDADFFVNGQLFDGSSIRGFQGIAESDMQLIPDVTTAFLDTFRMEKTLALNFSIVNPRTGDPYHRDPRGVAEKAEAYLASTGIADTAFFAPEAEFFVFDNVQYQSSPEGSFYKIDSEEAHWNTGREEEGGNLGYKTPIKGGYFPVSPTDKQADLRDAMCVALDEAGLEVERSHHEVGSAGQAEINYKFTTLTHAADDLQKFKYVIKNTADAWGKSVTFMPKPVFGDNGSGMHCHQSLWSNGDPLFYDEKGYAGLSDTARWYIGGLLKHADAVLAFTNPTVNSYRRLVKGFEAPVNMVYSQGNRSAGIRIPITGSNPKAKRIEFRAPDPSSNPYLAFAAQLMAGIDGIRNRIEPPAPIDKDLYELPAEEAKDIPKAPGTLEEALQALAEDNEFLQAGGVFTQDLIDTWIEYKYENEIRPLSLRPNPYEFELYYGV, from the coding sequence ATGTTCAAGACTGCGGACGAAGTCCTCAAGTTCATCAAAGATGAAGACATTCGGTTTATCGATATCCGCTTCACCGACCTCCCGGGCGTTCAGCAGCACTTCAACGTGCCCGCCAAGAGCGTGGACGCCGACTTCTTCGTCAACGGCCAGCTCTTCGATGGTTCCTCCATCCGCGGCTTCCAGGGCATCGCCGAGTCTGACATGCAGCTCATCCCGGACGTCACCACCGCGTTCCTGGACACGTTCCGCATGGAGAAGACCCTTGCGCTGAACTTCTCCATCGTGAACCCCCGCACGGGCGACCCCTACCACCGCGACCCGCGCGGGGTGGCAGAGAAGGCTGAAGCCTACCTCGCCTCCACCGGCATCGCCGACACCGCGTTCTTCGCTCCCGAAGCCGAGTTCTTCGTGTTCGACAACGTCCAGTACCAGTCCTCCCCCGAGGGCAGCTTCTACAAGATCGACTCCGAAGAAGCACACTGGAACACCGGCCGCGAGGAAGAAGGCGGCAACCTGGGCTACAAGACCCCCATCAAGGGCGGTTACTTCCCGGTTTCCCCGACCGACAAGCAGGCCGACCTGCGCGACGCCATGTGTGTTGCCCTGGACGAAGCCGGCCTCGAGGTCGAGCGCAGCCACCACGAAGTTGGCTCCGCCGGCCAGGCCGAGATCAACTACAAGTTCACCACGCTGACCCACGCGGCTGATGATCTGCAGAAGTTCAAGTACGTCATCAAGAACACCGCCGACGCCTGGGGCAAGTCCGTCACCTTCATGCCGAAGCCGGTCTTCGGTGACAACGGCTCGGGCATGCACTGCCACCAGTCGCTGTGGAGCAATGGCGATCCCCTGTTCTACGACGAGAAGGGCTACGCCGGCCTGTCCGACACCGCACGCTGGTACATCGGCGGCCTGCTGAAGCACGCCGACGCCGTCCTCGCGTTCACCAACCCGACGGTCAACTCCTACCGCCGCCTGGTCAAGGGCTTCGAAGCCCCGGTCAACATGGTCTACTCGCAGGGCAACCGCTCCGCCGGTATCCGTATCCCGATCACGGGCTCCAACCCGAAGGCCAAGCGCATCGAGTTCCGCGCCCCGGACCCCTCCTCCAACCCGTACCTGGCCTTCGCTGCCCAGCTGATGGCCGGCATCGACGGCATCCGCAACCGCATCGAGCCCCCGGCTCCGATCGACAAGGACCTCTACGAGCTCCCCGCCGAGGAAGCCAAGGACATCCCCAAGGCTCCGGGCACCCTGGAGGAAGCTCTGCAGGCACTGGCCGAGGACAACGAGTTCCTGCAGGCCGGCGGCGTGTTCACCCAGGACCTGATCGACACCTGGATCGAGTACAAGTACGAGAACGAGATCCGCCCGCTGTCCCTGCGCCCGAACCCCTACGAGTTCGAGCTCTACTACGGCGTCTAG
- a CDS encoding RDD family protein: MVDRKDIGSWLSGPDTSGISKYPGERLGFPETGPGSMARAGRRILAITIDWTIALLISNVFLAGNSMATLAVFAAEQILLIGTLGYSIGHRAMGIQVVKPDGSAAGPLAALVRTVLLCLVIPAVIFDPDQRGLHDKALNTVLVRR; this comes from the coding sequence GTGGTAGATCGCAAAGACATCGGTTCGTGGCTCAGCGGGCCGGACACTTCCGGCATTTCCAAGTACCCGGGAGAACGCCTGGGCTTCCCCGAGACGGGCCCCGGATCCATGGCCCGCGCCGGCAGGCGCATCCTGGCGATCACCATCGACTGGACCATCGCGCTGCTGATCAGCAACGTGTTCCTCGCCGGCAATTCCATGGCCACGCTTGCCGTCTTTGCCGCTGAGCAGATCCTGCTGATCGGGACCCTGGGCTACAGCATCGGGCACCGGGCGATGGGCATCCAGGTGGTGAAGCCGGACGGCTCAGCGGCCGGCCCGCTGGCCGCGCTGGTCCGCACCGTCCTGCTCTGCCTGGTGATCCCGGCGGTCATCTTCGATCCCGACCAGCGCGGACTCCATGACAAGGCCCTGAACACCGTCCTCGTCCGCAGGTA